Below is a window of Tolypothrix bouteillei VB521301 DNA.
TGAAAGACTTAACGAAGCCAACAAAAAAGAAGTTATTAAAACTTGGTCGCGGGCTTCAACAATCTTACCCCTCATGGTCGGTCATACCATTGCCGTTCACAACGGACGCCAGCACGTTCCCATCTTTATCAGCGACCAAATGGTGGGACACAAATTGGGCGAATTTGCACCCACGCGCACTTTTAGAGGTCACTCTAAGAGTGATAAGAAATCAGGTAGATAGCTAATGGCTAATGGCTAATGGTTAATGGTGAGTCCAGTGCTGTAGGCGGGTCTCCCGCGCCCACAGCACTGGTGAAACCGTTCGCTTAGCGTCTCTGTAAGGAGATAGGGCTATTAGCAATTAGCGATTAGCAATTAGCGATTAGCTCACGGAGAAAATTATGGCAACTGATACTACTGAAGTTAAAGCGATCGCCCGCTATATACGTATGTCTCCCCTGAAAGTGCGGCGCGTACTAGACCAGATCCGGGGACGCTCGTATAGAGAAGCACTTATTGTTTTAGAATTCATGCCTTATCGAGCCTGCGATCCAGTTCTGAAAGTACTGAGAAGTGCTGCAGCTAACGCAGAACATAACGCTGGCTTAAATAGAGCTGATTTGGTAATTACTCAAGCATACGCAGATCAAGGTCCGGTGCTGAAAAGATTTCAACCAAGGGCGCAAGGTCGGGCTTACCAAATTCGCAAACCAACGTGTCACATTACTGTAGCTGTAGCTGCTGACCCCAACGCAGCACAAGATTAAGAAATTTAAGAGGAAGCATTTGTGGGACAGAAGATACATCCAGTCGGTTTTCGTTTGGGAATCACCCAAGAGCACCAATCCCGTTGGTTTGCAGACCCCAACCGCTATCCAGAACTTCTTCAAGAAGATCGCAAACTGCGTAAATATATAGAAGAAAAACTGGGTAGATCTGCTCAAAACAACGCCGGAATTTCTGAAGTTCGCATTGAGCGTAAAGCCGATCAAATCGATCTAGAAGTTCGCACTGCTCGACCGGGCGTAGTCGTAGGTCGGGGCGGACAAGGAATCGAAGCTTTGCGAACCGGGCTTCAACAACTGTTAGGTAGCAATCGTCAGATTCGTATTAACGTCGTTGAAGTACAGCGAGTTGATGCTGATGCTTACCTAATTGCGGAGTACATTGCTCAACAGTTGGAACGTCGGGTATCTTTCCGGAGAGTCGTTCGCCAAGCGATCCAACGCGCTCAACGTGCTGGGATACAAGGTATCAAA
It encodes the following:
- the rpsS gene encoding 30S ribosomal protein S19, whose translation is MGRSLKKGPFVADHLLEKIERLNEANKKEVIKTWSRASTILPLMVGHTIAVHNGRQHVPIFISDQMVGHKLGEFAPTRTFRGHSKSDKKSGR
- the rplV gene encoding 50S ribosomal protein L22; this translates as MATDTTEVKAIARYIRMSPLKVRRVLDQIRGRSYREALIVLEFMPYRACDPVLKVLRSAAANAEHNAGLNRADLVITQAYADQGPVLKRFQPRAQGRAYQIRKPTCHITVAVAADPNAAQD
- the rpsC gene encoding 30S ribosomal protein S3, whose translation is MGQKIHPVGFRLGITQEHQSRWFADPNRYPELLQEDRKLRKYIEEKLGRSAQNNAGISEVRIERKADQIDLEVRTARPGVVVGRGGQGIEALRTGLQQLLGSNRQIRINVVEVQRVDADAYLIAEYIAQQLERRVSFRRVVRQAIQRAQRAGIQGIKVQVSGRLNGAEIARTEWTREGRVPLHTLRADIDYSYCTAKTIYGILGIKVWVFKGEIIPGQEETPPPQGTRDRDRGDRDRDRDRPPSRRQNRRRQQFEDRSNEG